The genomic window GCGTCGCCGGCAAACTGCCAGCGCGTGGTGGGGATCCCAGCCGCTTCCAGCAGACGCCTTGCGTCGGGTTCGGTCAGAAAGCCACCGGGCAGGTCGGCCGGTATCGCGACGCCAGGATCGGCGACGGTGGCGGGCTCGGGTTCGCGGCGGTGCGTCAGCACCTGCAGGACCGAAAGCGCGTCGTGCAGGCTGTCGAAATAGCCGTGGCCAGCGTCGCGCAGCATCTGGCGCGCGATTTCGCCGTGGTTGCCGGCACCCTGCACGAACAGCAGGGGCTTGCTGGAGCGGTTGGCCGCTGAGATCGCGGCTTGCACGACCATCTCCTGCCCCGGCTGCGTGGTCAGCAGCAGAATGCCCGAGCCGACCGCCGGATCGTGCATCGCGCGGTCCAGGGCGATGCCGATCGAGCCGCCGGCGACCTCGGGGTCGGGCGTTGCCGTATGGTTGAGCATGCCGAAGTCGAATGGCAACTGGCGGTGCGATGCAGGCAGCACGGTGGCGACTGCCTCCTGTGTCTGTGCCGACAGTTCCGCCGGACGCAGGCCATGCGCCTCCAACCCGTCGGTCAGCAGTGCTCCGCCACCGCCGGAGCCTGAAAAAATCGCCACGCCATGGCCGGTCACGCGCTTGCCGCGCTGCAGCAGGACGGCGCCCTGCAGCAGGTCGTAGATGGTCTCGAACAGGTACACGCCCCAGCGGCGGCAGGTGGCTTCGAAGGCCGGCCAGGCTCCCGCCAGGCTGGCGGTGTGCGAGGCCGCGGCCTTGGCACCGGCCTCGCTGCGCCCCGACTTGGCGATGCAAACGGGCTTGCCAACGGCCGCGGCCCGTGCCAGCAAGGTCGTGAAACGCGGAGCGTCCACGACGCCTTCCATGTACAGGCTGATGACCTCGGTCTTGGGGTCGTCGATCAGGTATTCGAAGAAATCGTTGAGGCCCAGGTCGGCCTGGTTGCCCACCGACACCATGGACGAGAAACCGGCGCCGATGTCGACGCCGCGCGAGATCATGGCGCCCATCAGCGCGCCGCTTTGACTGGCCATGCCGATGCCGCCCGCGGGCAGTTTGTCCACGGTGCCCATCACCACGCCGGTGGTTGCGCACAGGTTGTGGTGGGCGTTCATCAGGCCCATGCAGTTGGGGCCGATCAGCCGCACGCCGCCCGCGCGGGCAAGGGCCACCAGCTCCGCCTCGTCCGCTCGGCCCTTCTCGCCCGTCTCGGCGAAGCCTGCCGTGATGCACAGGGCGCAGCCCACGCCCTTGGCCACGCAGTCCTCGATGGCCGCGCGCACGTGATCGCGCGGCACCAGAAGAATGGCCAGATCGACCGGGCCCGGGCAGTCGCGCAGCGACGCGTACGCAGGCAGGCCCATCAGTTCCGTGGCGCGTGCGTTGATGGGATAGAGCGGTCCGTCGTGCCGGTGGCGCAGCATGTAGCGCAGCAGGCGCCCCCCCCACTTCTGCTCGTCGCCCGAGGCTCCGACGATGGCCACCGACTTGGGGTGCAGGATTTCGCGAACGGTTTGCAAGGGCCTGACGCCCGAGGCTGACTTCATGTTCTCGGTCATCGCGCGTTCCTCAATTGCCGCGAATGCCGATGGCCGGCAGCAGTTCGGCATAGAGCTTGCGGTCTGCCTCGAGGTTGCTGCGGAATGCGTCCGGGGTTTGCCATGCGGCCACCGAGTTGGCGCGCGCCAGGGTTTTCTTGACGTCCTCCATTTCCATGATCTGGTGCACGGCGGTGGTCAGCTTGGCCATGATGGCGGCTGGAGTCCCCTTG from Burkholderiaceae bacterium includes these protein-coding regions:
- a CDS encoding acetate--CoA ligase family protein — its product is MTENMKSASGVRPLQTVREILHPKSVAIVGASGDEQKWGGRLLRYMLRHRHDGPLYPINARATELMGLPAYASLRDCPGPVDLAILLVPRDHVRAAIEDCVAKGVGCALCITAGFAETGEKGRADEAELVALARAGGVRLIGPNCMGLMNAHHNLCATTGVVMGTVDKLPAGGIGMASQSGALMGAMISRGVDIGAGFSSMVSVGNQADLGLNDFFEYLIDDPKTEVISLYMEGVVDAPRFTTLLARAAAVGKPVCIAKSGRSEAGAKAAASHTASLAGAWPAFEATCRRWGVYLFETIYDLLQGAVLLQRGKRVTGHGVAIFSGSGGGGALLTDGLEAHGLRPAELSAQTQEAVATVLPASHRQLPFDFGMLNHTATPDPEVAGGSIGIALDRAMHDPAVGSGILLLTTQPGQEMVVQAAISAANRSSKPLLFVQGAGNHGEIARQMLRDAGHGYFDSLHDALSVLQVLTHRREPEPATVADPGVAIPADLPGGFLTEPDARRLLEAAGIPTTRWQFAGDAEAAVQAARALGDAVVIKAVSPRIIHKSDMGGVKLGVRGDDAVRQACADIAAAAQAAGAGALDGYLITEMWRADTELILGVQRDPDFGPLVMVGAGGVLVELMKDVQLAPAPLSHAAALTMLRDLRCLPLLTGYRGRPSADLDAIADVMVRLGALATSTDRVRELDINPLFIAGSRIAAADARATLA